In a genomic window of Bemisia tabaci chromosome 1, PGI_BMITA_v3:
- the LOC109034601 gene encoding uncharacterized protein isoform X3 codes for MILMEDLSINRMQIMEDGSECDKSASVEEEAARAATPKASLLSEALLTVKDKSKSVAAPTSNGLSHHEDEKPDAAAEEKTESPEEENGEDAGPLVNGVHEKSEESKEEAVAEAEPPAEEPEDPEEAMQVEEAEPELDEAEAEPMAKETPPPPPPADEDVEEEAGVDAAAPGEVDAEVDAKKSPVEAASIQDVAKEEKEDATPMSDDEDANSVASCASQSNQVNEVDTGSGSGSGSGCERFKERKRRLEKGGSSHGSDSDSALGAPQYKKRMERIEDSVGVEEDAREKLVREYLEQSAGSLEDMNQSADKLQREISALGELARAKELEWNSILRLRKLKEEMLERLLRKRRQYFITSSPASDWDSTPVPASAPTTPNPTAPLANSPASIPNDKDARKMKRPMMGSMQTKQSNPADSVNNNAMMVPIVSSSPSQVPLQVNGDRSSVRSSSNPSSNCININNKLQRPILPKPPQISASALLDLQNSVIGEGRQGPILDVKSIIADYRSRHPETIPRRGRRPTGGPAGPMQPKVESSIVSSTRFSGSPALMSMANLALGSGSHVRTVASSQDFPNNFMGHDISRPSSADSMKNSEPNAANVQSSNNVSFKDFLVHFAKMKQDNLSSQGGSPQVNSNKPSSQPPPYPEVTLHPVAAPPSPPQTQTSLLHGILTKSNNQSKSNANSQHRPTAFSPTLARLLTAPEKNSRNMRFQEAAAAPQFRPPVASNKNYTINDIFTPNKKSRNEITITPVSTIQKSKDEVVLLDDEEDASDRLVIDEGAAEPVAEVPECQGCHQRSAQFVCAGCGNQWYCSRECQVEAWEEHSEMCSEH; via the exons CATAAACAGAATGCAGATCATGGAGGATGGTAGCGAGTGCGACAAGTCAGCTTCGGTGGAAGAGGAGGCcgcccgcgccgcgacgcccaaAGCGAGCCTCCTGTCGGAAGCTCTGCTAACGGTCAAAGACAAGAGCAAGAGCGTCGCGGCGCCCACGAGTAACGGGCTCTCGCACCACGAGGACGAGAAGCCGGACGCGGCGGCCGAGGAGAAAACGGAGTCGCCGGAGGAGGAGAATGGCGAGGACGCGGGACCCCTGGTCAACGGCGTGCACGAGAAGAGCGAGGAGTCGAAGGAAGAAGCAGTAGCGGAGGCGGAGCCCCCGGCCGAAGAGCCAGAGGACCCGGAGGAGGCGATGCAAGTAGAAGAAGCCGAGCCCGAGCTAGACGAGGCGGAGGCGGAGCCGATGGCGAAAgagacgccgccgccgccgccgcccgccgACGAGGATGTCGAGGAGGAGGCGGGGGTGGACGCCGCCGCGCCCGGGGAGGTGGACGCGGAAGTGGATGCGAAAAAGAGCCCCGTCGAAGCGGCTTCCatccaagatgttgccaaagaagagaaggaggaCGCGACGCCCATGTCCGACGACGAGGATGCCAACAGCGTCGCGAGCTGCGCCAGCCAGTCGAACCAG GTGAATGAAGTGGACACCGGGTCCGGCTCGGGCTCGGGCTCCGGGTGCGAGCGCTTCAAGGAGAGGAAGCGGCGACTGGAGAAAGGCGGAAGCAGCCACGGGAGCGACAGCGACTCGGCCTTGGGGGCGCCGCAGTACAAGAAGAGGATGGAGCGGATTGAGGACAGCGTGGGCGTGGAGGAGGACGCCCGGGAGAAGCTGGTGCGGGAGTACCTGGAACAATCGGCAGGGAGCCTGGAAGACATGAACCAGAGCGCGGACAAGTTGCAGAGGGAGATCTCGGCCCTGGGCGAGCTGGCGCGGGCCAAGGAGCTGGAGTGGAACTCCATCCTCCGGCTCCGAAAGCTGAAGGAGGAGATGCTCGAGCGGCTCCTCCGGAAGCGGCGCCAGTACTTCATCACCTCGAGTCCGGCCTCCGACTGGGACAGCACCCCCGTCCCCGCCTCCGCCCCCACCACCCCCAACCCCACCGCACCCCTCGCCAACAGCCCAGCATCCATACCAAATGACAAAGACGCCAGAAAG ATGAAGCGGCCGATGATGGGTTCAATGCAAACGAAACAGTCCAACCCCGCCGACTCTGTTAATAACAATGCTATGATGGTGCCCATCGTCTCGTCGAGTCCAAGTCAAGTACCTCTACAGGTGAATGGAGACAGGTCGTCAGTGCGCAGCTCCTCAAATCCTAGTTCAAATTGTATTAATATAAATAACAAACTTCAACGACCAATATTACCAAAGCCTCCACAGATCTCAGCATCTGCTCTACTAGATCTACAAAACTCTGTCATCGGAGAAGGCAGACAAGGTCCAATTTTAGATGTGAAATCGATTATTGCTGACTACAGATCAAGGCATCCTGAAACAATACCACGGAGAGGTCGTCGACCGACAGGTGGTCCAGCGGGACCAATGCAGCCTAAAGTAGAGAGCTCCATAGTTTCCTCCACCCGATTTAGTGGTAGTCCAGCGCTAATGAGCATGGCAAATCTAGCCTTGGGCTCTGGATCTCATGTCCGCACTGTTGCTTCCTCGCAAGATTTTCCTAATAACTTTATGG GTCATGATATATCTAGACCTTCCAGTGCAGACTccatgaaaaattcagaacCCAATGCAGCGAACGTACAAAGTTCGAATAATGTCAGTTTCAAAGATTTCCTTGTTCATTTTGCGAAAATGAAACAAGATAACCTGTCGTCTCAAGGAGGTTCTCCACAAGTTAATTCCAATAAACCATCATCGCAACCGCCACCATATCCTGAAGTCACCCTTCATCCAGTGGCAGCTCCGCCCTCTCCACCTCAGACTCAAACATCTCTGCTTCATGGGATATTAACGAAGTCAAATAATCAATCAAAAAGTAATGCTAATTCACAGCATAGACCAACAGCGTTTTCTCCAACTTTGGCTCGTCTCCTGACAGCGCCTGAAAAGAACTCGAGAAATATGCGCTTCCAAGAAGCTGCTGCAGCTCCTCAGTTCAGACCACCTGTTGCTAGTAATAAAAACTATACAATCAACGACATTTTCACACCCAACAAA AAATCAAGGAATGAAATTACCATCACTCCTGTTAGCACCATTCAAAAATCCAAAGATGAAGTTGTCCTTTTG gATGACGAAGAAGATGCAAGTGACAGGTTGGTAATAGATGAAGGAGCTGCCGAACCTGTTGCAGAAGTTCCTGAGTGTCAAGGTTGTCATCAAAGGTCCGCTCAGTTTGTCTGTGCTGGTTGTGGGAACCAGTGGTATTGTAGCAGAGAATGTCAG GTTGAAGCTTGGGAAGAACATTCTGAAATGTGTTCAGAGCATTAA